A genomic region of Alnus glutinosa chromosome 11, dhAlnGlut1.1, whole genome shotgun sequence contains the following coding sequences:
- the LOC133880840 gene encoding uncharacterized protein LOC133880840 encodes MQMDSFNFFNIRAEKANAMLKNRQLQKMVNLFWVIEVCVVLVTISRLSMQLPLAVKNSTGYFRDVTFSLVNPRFLFVVGNAIIITLFAKSGQFSAQDCTKKTSGSDLYEEFINNRANSKHSISDQSHQSMAKDYWRSQSYSQISNSRGKSIVSCESSAKSSNAEDEMSNEEFQRKVEAFIARQQRLLREEDCSLCIFSK; translated from the coding sequence ATGCAAATGGATTCATTCAATTTCTTCAACATCAGAGCTGAGAAGGCGAACGCTATGCTAAAGAATCGCCAGCTTCAGAAGATGGTAAACTTGTTCTGGGTAATCGAGGTATGCGTTGTTCTTGTCACGATTTCCAGGCTTTCCATGCAACTCCCACTTGCTGTCAAGAACTCCACCGGGTATTTCCGTGACGTGACATTCTCCTTGGTTAATCCTCGCTTCCTGTTCGTCGTCGGAAATGCTATAATCATCACTCTTTTCGCCAAGTCCGGGCAGTTTTCAGCTCAAGATTGCACAAAAAAGACCTCAGGGTCTGATCTTTACGAGGAGTTCATCAACAACAGAGCAAATTCCAAGCATAGTATATCTGATCAGAGTCATCAGAGTATGGCTAAGGATTACTGGAGGAGTCAGAGTTACTCGCAGATATCAAACAGCCGAGGGAAGAGTATTGTTTCTTGTGAGAGCTCGGCCAAAAGTTCAAATGCTGAGGATGAAATGAGCAACGAAGAGTTCCAGCGAAAGGTGGAGGCTTTCATTGCCCGGCAGCAAAGGCTTCTAAGGGAAGAAGACTGCTCTCTATGTATTTTCTCCAAATAG